The genome window TAACTAAGATTTGACCAGTAAAGTAAAATAATCATCCGATGGAGTAATGGATTCAATGTGATAACCCTCCATCTTCAGACTATTCGGCACTTGTTCAATGGGTTCACCACCATCTAACCAAATTTCTAACAATTCTCCAGAGGGCATTTTTTCTAATTGTAACTTACTACGGATAAAATTTAGGGGACAAGGTGTTCCTCTTAAATCTAATTTATTATTAGTCATTTATTTATATTTAATATGTTTAAAAATTAGCTTTTTTAAAACCAAAACTAATTAAAAAAAAATGAGAATTTATTTTACTTTTTGAAAAAGTTTACCATGGATGATGATTATTCTATAACCATTAATCATCAAAAATAACTTACACAGGAGTATCACTCCAATCATCCTCACTCCAGTCAATCTCTTGGGGGTTACAAGATATTTCGCCATCATCCTGACTTTCTATCCATTCATTCCAATCATCAACACTATCCTCGTCAGGGGCCCGAGTAGCTTCCTCCGCACTGGAATTGGTTTGACTATCTTCCAATAAATCTCCCCAATCAGCTTCCTCCTCATCACCACCTTCCGCAGAATCAGTTTCCCCCAAAACATCAAAGTCCGTTTGCTCAAAAAGTGCCTCTGATTCCTCATCATCCGTGGTCACATAATTATGATTAAGGACTTCTTCGCCTACTGTTTCATTTTCTTCATAGTCTTGAATGACAACATCATCAACCCAACTTTCCTCGCTGGTATCCGCCCCAAAACTGCCATCAAAATCATCGTAACTAGACTCGGCAACTTCATCAGGGGATATAATCTGGGTAAACTCATCTTCTTCTATGTCATCTGGTGCATCAAAGCCATCAAATTCTTCTTCCGAAATAGACTGGTTATCCGCTGCAAAATCTTCAAATTCTGCTTCCGAAATAAATTGGTTATCTTTCTCATTATCCGTAGAAAAATCCTCAAAATTTTCGGGAATATCACTAATATACTCTTGGCTTAAATCTTCTTCCTCAAGGGAACTATTGGTGCTGAATTGTAATGGTTCAAGGTTAAGATTTCCCCCTGCCATAATATCAAAAGCCTTGAGCAGAGTTTCTCTATTTTGTTCCCAAGTTTGATAAATTTCGGCAGTTTTTTGTTGGTGAAAATTAACTATATTTTCATGGCTATAGTCCAAAAGTTCTGAATCTATATTTGTTGCTGAGCCTTTAACTAAGTCAATCTCTTTGGCGATCGCATAGGTATTATTTTTAGTTTTTAGAGATGTTTTTAAGGTAATTTTTAAACTATTACTAAGGGCTATTAAGAGAGCTTGTTTGTAGTCTTTTTGATTTAGAGCTTCACTAATTTGTTGAGAGCTATCCATAGTTGCAACTATTATTAAATATTATGAATTTTCTTGAATTAGGGTAAACATATTTTGTAAACTTTGAATATTTTGTAATATTCTTTGGTGGGCATTTTCTACCTCTTGAAAATGGATTTTTTGGATTTTGTCGCTATTATTTTGATTTTCAAAAGAGTCTCCTAATTCATTCTCAATTTCGTTTTCGAGGAGATTAACGGTACTACGAAAATGTATATCCTGAGTCGGTTGTTGTTGAGGGGATGAACTGGTAACAATTTCAATTTTTAATGCTTCTGACATGGCGATCGCCATTGCTTGATCAATGTTACCGTCTCTAATTTTTGCTTTAATTTCTTGTATTTTACTCATATCAAAAAGAGACTCTCTTTTAAAATTTCTTCAAATAGCTTAACCCATAAACTGACAAAATTTTACCAAAAATCTGTCACCCGATAATTTAATTCTGCCAACATTTGCCGTAACAAAGGTAAACTCAAACCAATCACATTACTATGACAACCAACAATTTTATCAATCAAAAATCCACCCCTCCCCTCAAGGGCAAAACTACCAGCGCACTTTAACGGCTCTCCTGTTGCCACATAAGCCCGAATGGTATCATCATCCACATTAGCAAAATAAACCTCCGTCATGCCGCATCTAACCACATTTTTACCATGATTAAGATCTAGTAAAGCATGACCAGTGTACAACTTCCCCACATTACCCCGCATACTACGCCAACGATTAATGGCTTCTTGCTCATTTTCAGGTTTACCATAAATTTCTCCATTCACCGCCAACACAGAATCACAACCCAAAATTAACCCATTATTATGGTTTTGAGCCACCGTAGAAGCCTTATTTTCTGCCAAGGTATTGACAAGATTATGGGGGTTGAGTAAATCTATCAGCGATTCATCATAATTACTTACCTCCACTTGGGGATTAATGCCAATCATCTTAAGTAATTTGAAACGGGCGGGGGAAGCCGAAGCAAGAATAAATTTAGTCATTAATTATTTTCAAAAATATAAAATATATATTACTTGATACCTGTATGGACGTAGCACACTACGTCCTCTACTATCTACTTACCTAACACCTAAATTAATAAGAAGCGAGGGAAAAAGAATTAGCTACTATTCTGAACAACTCCGAGACACTATCCCAACGAGATTCTGTGGTAGAAATATTAAAAGTAAACAATTTACCATTGTTTGTCACCACACTAGCAAGGTTATGACGATATTGATCTTCTCCTAATTTTACTTGATACTCTAGGATGTAATAATCTTTGCCATCTACCTCTCTTTTTTCCGCAGAAATTAGCTCGGCATTTCTTCCCGAATCAGGGCTTTGGTTAACCATCTTCATAAAGCGATAACCAACATCGGTGGGAGTACCTAAATCTGATAATTCTTTGCTTTCTCCTACTTTGCTGATAATTACGCTGAGGTTTTCGGTGCGCTCGATGAAGTCTCGATAAACCACATCAACTCCTTCGGACGCATTTTGAACTTCCACAGGCATCCAACCATTGGGATATAGAAATTGATAGCCGTCAATGGCATCTGTGTAGCGTTGTAATCCTCCTAAAGTGGGAGAACAGGATGCAAGGGAAAAAGTTAGGACAATCAATAGAAATGAAATTAACCGTTTTATCATAATTTTTATGTTAAAAATATTTTGTTTTATTTTCCCATGAAAACCCATGATTATGCAGTGATAAATAATAAAACAATCAAAAATTTGTTAGCTAATGGAAAAAAAATAGAGTTTTATTAAATCTAATTGCTCTAATCTTGATGAGCTGATTACAATTGAGATAACCATAGATAAGGGGAAAAAGATGACCAATTCAGCCGATAGACCTAAAAAACCATTACCCTTACCTCCCCTAGTACCTCCCGGTGCTAATGGGAGCAAAAAAAGTATTGAAGATGAAGATGATCAAACTAGAGTCAGTTTAGGGAAAATGCCTCCTCTCCCATCCCGCTCTGCTCCCAGTAATGGGCAAAAAGATATGATTGATATTGGCAATAAAAAGCCTCTTTCCTTGGATGATGATTTGGATGATGATGACGATTCTGATGGAGTCACCCAAATTAACCCTAGTACAAAAGTTCCTCCTTTGGGTAGTAATAGATTAGGTAGTACCTCAGCCCGTACCCCCTCTCCTCTCAGTGCGGGGGGTTTACTTGGTAGAACTTCTTCTCCTGCCAGTGGAGGGGCGGCAAATACCCGTAGAATGCCTCCAGAACCCACGGGGGTAAAGAGAGGTTCTCCCATTGCCCGATCGCCCTTACACCCCCCTGCTACCCCTCAAAAAGAATATGTTCCCCTCACCCCTCCTGCTCAACGTTCTCCAGAACAACCATCTTTAGAAGAATTGATTAAGATTGCCTATGATGAGGGTTATTCTGATGTCCATTTAGGGGTGGGTGAATTGGTGCGAATGCGCGATCGTGGCGAAATTCTCACCCTTGAGCAATATCCCGAAATAGATAGTAACACTTTCATGAGTTGGTTACAGGAGATTTTACAACCATCAGACATCCAAAAATTTAAAAAAGAATTAGAGTTTGACGGAGCTACTCAATACGATTTTGCGAGGGTGAGGATCAATGTTTTTGATACTTTGCGAGGTCATGCTTTGGTGTTACGTCTGATTCCTCTCAAAATTTTGACCATGGAACAGTTAAAATTGCCCCCTATTTTTAAAGATGTTTGTGAGGCTCATAAGGGTTTAGTTTTGATCACAGGGCCCACAGGTTCGGGTAAATCCACTACCCTAGCGGCTATGATTGACTATATCAATGCCGAGCAAAATAAACATATCATTACCATTGAAGATCCTGTGGAATTTGTCCACAAAAGTCGTAAATCTTTGATTAAACAAAGGGAGGTGGGGGTTCATACTCTCAAATTTGATAATGCCCTCAAAGCCTCTTTGCGTGAAGATCCTGACATTATTCTAGTGGGGGAAATGAGGGACAAAGAAACCGTTAATACTGCTTTAAAAGCCGCTCAAACGGGTCACTTGGTCATGGGTACTTTGCACACCAACAGTGCTGTTAAAACCCTAGAACGTATTTTCACTTTATATACCGCCGAGGAACAAACCGCTATCCGCAGTGCGCTCGCCGAGTCATTGGTAAGTATTATCGCCCAAGGGTTATGTCGTACCACCGATGGCAGAAGGGCGGCTTACCATGACATTCTCATTAACACGGAAACTGTCAAGGATTATATTTTAAGTAATAAATATGATGAAATTACTACCTTGATGGATGAGGGAGAATTTGACGGTATGATGACCATGAATAAATCTTTGTTTAATCTTTATCAAGAAGGTCGTATCACCGAGGAAACTGCCCTAGAAAAATCCCCTGTACGCAACGAAATGGCGATGATGTTACGGGGAAGAATTTAGCCATGGTGTTAGGGAAATTTATTTCGCAAAAGGTTGTTATTTATAGTTACTCTAAATGAAAATGAAACACTACCAGATTATAAAAGATTTATAGAATAGGGATTTTAGCTGGTGAAACTGTCTCAAAACTCACTTAAATAACTATAGTAGTCCAAAGACAAGGGATTAAAACCCCTTGTTAGGCAATGGTATTAAAGGTTTGATAATATTTAGGTTTAATTTTTTTGATGAAAATATTACATTTGAGTGATATTCACTTAGGGAGCAGTTTTAACCACGGTAAAATTAGCTCTGAAACAGGATTGAATACTCGTTTTCATGATTTTGTCAATAATTTATCCATCTGTATGGATAGGGCTTTGGAGGAGTCGGTGGATTTGGTGTTGTTTGGGGGAGATGCCTTTCCTGATAGTACCCCTGTTCCCTATTTACAGTCGGCTTTTGCTTCTCAGTTTCGCCGTTTGGGGGAGGCAGGTATTCCGACGATTTTGTTGGTAGGAAATCATGATCAACATAGTCAGGATAAT of Cyanobacterium sp. HL-69 contains these proteins:
- a CDS encoding Topoisomerase IV subunit A, with product MDSSQQISEALNQKDYKQALLIALSNSLKITLKTSLKTKNNTYAIAKEIDLVKGSATNIDSELLDYSHENIVNFHQQKTAEIYQTWEQNRETLLKAFDIMAGGNLNLEPLQFSTNSSLEEEDLSQEYISDIPENFEDFSTDNEKDNQFISEAEFEDFAADNQSISEEEFDGFDAPDDIEEDEFTQIISPDEVAESSYDDFDGSFGADTSEESWVDDVVIQDYEENETVGEEVLNHNYVTTDDEESEALFEQTDFDVLGETDSAEGGDEEEADWGDLLEDSQTNSSAEEATRAPDEDSVDDWNEWIESQDDGEISCNPQEIDWSEDDWSDTPV
- the maf gene encoding septum formation protein Maf, which codes for MTKFILASASPARFKLLKMIGINPQVEVSNYDESLIDLLNPHNLVNTLAENKASTVAQNHNNGLILGCDSVLAVNGEIYGKPENEQEAINRWRSMRGNVGKLYTGHALLDLNHGKNVVRCGMTEVYFANVDDDTIRAYVATGEPLKCAGSFALEGRGGFLIDKIVGCHSNVIGLSLPLLRQMLAELNYRVTDFW
- the psbP gene encoding photosystem II oxygen-evolving enhancer protein 2: MGFHGKIKQNIFNIKIMIKRLISFLLIVLTFSLASCSPTLGGLQRYTDAIDGYQFLYPNGWMPVEVQNASEGVDVVYRDFIERTENLSVIISKVGESKELSDLGTPTDVGYRFMKMVNQSPDSGRNAELISAEKREVDGKDYYILEYQVKLGEDQYRHNLASVVTNNGKLFTFNISTTESRWDSVSELFRIVANSFSLASY
- the pilT-2 gene encoding twitching motility protein PilT, with product MTNSADRPKKPLPLPPLVPPGANGSKKSIEDEDDQTRVSLGKMPPLPSRSAPSNGQKDMIDIGNKKPLSLDDDLDDDDDSDGVTQINPSTKVPPLGSNRLGSTSARTPSPLSAGGLLGRTSSPASGGAANTRRMPPEPTGVKRGSPIARSPLHPPATPQKEYVPLTPPAQRSPEQPSLEELIKIAYDEGYSDVHLGVGELVRMRDRGEILTLEQYPEIDSNTFMSWLQEILQPSDIQKFKKELEFDGATQYDFARVRINVFDTLRGHALVLRLIPLKILTMEQLKLPPIFKDVCEAHKGLVLITGPTGSGKSTTLAAMIDYINAEQNKHIITIEDPVEFVHKSRKSLIKQREVGVHTLKFDNALKASLREDPDIILVGEMRDKETVNTALKAAQTGHLVMGTLHTNSAVKTLERIFTLYTAEEQTAIRSALAESLVSIIAQGLCRTTDGRRAAYHDILINTETVKDYILSNKYDEITTLMDEGEFDGMMTMNKSLFNLYQEGRITEETALEKSPVRNEMAMMLRGRI